TGCTGTTAATTGTGTAGGTGAAGTGTATTTAACTATTCCAGAGAAACGGACCGGTGTGGGTAAGGTACAGATGCAGTTTCAAGGTGGTGTTAGAGAAATTGATGCTGTTACTGATGGAGAAACCATACAAACAGGTGATAAGATAAGAGTTATTAAAGTTATTCAAAACCAAATGGTGTTGGTTGAAAAAATTAGATAAATAAAAGAGGGGGATTTTGATGAGTTATTCTTTAGTTTTGGTTATCATAATAATAGCTATTATATTTGTGACATTGGTTGCACTTTTTTCAAGATATAAAAAATGTCCGGCAGATAAGATTTTGGTTGTATATGGTAAGATAGGAAAAGGCACTGATGGGTTAAATCGTTCAGCTAAATGTATACATGGTGGAGCTGCGTTTATATGGCCATTAATACAAAGTTATGAATTTCTAGATTTAACACCTATGTCAATAGAAGTAAACTTAAAAAATGCACTAAGTAAACAAAATATAAGAGTTGATGTACCATCGAGATTTACAGTAGGTATTTCAACAGAGACTGGTGTTATGAGTAATGCTGCTGAAAGATTGTTAGGTCTTAGTTTAAATGAGATTCAAGAGCTTGCTAAAGACATTATATTTGGGCAGTTAAGATTAGTCATAGCAACTATGGATATAGAAGAAATTAATGCAGACAGGGATAAATTTTTAGCAAATGTAACTAAGAATGTAGAAGCTGAACTTAAGAAAATAGGTTTAAAACTTATAAACGTAAATGTAACTGATATAAAGGATGAATCAGAATACATCAAAGCTTTAGGTAAAGAAGCTGCTGCTAAGGCTATTAATGATGCAAAAAGAACTGTAGCTGAAAAGAATCGTGATGGTGCAATAGGTGAAGCTAATGCTAAGCGAGATGAAAGGATTCAAGTATCCAATGCTAATGCTACTGCAGTTGAGGGTGAAAATAAGGCTAAAATTGCTATCGCTAATTCAGAAGCCGAAAGAAGAGAAAAACAAGCAGAAGCAAATAGAAGAGCAGTTGCAGCAGAAAAAGTACAATCAGCTAAAGCACTTGAAGAGGCCTATGCAGCAGAGCAAGCAGCAGAAAAATCTAGAGCTGAAAAAGAAAGAGCAACTAAAAAAGCAGATGTTGTTATTCCAGCAGAAATAGAAAAGGAAAGGGTTGAGATATATGCAGAGGCTGAAGCAGAAGAAACTCGTCGTAAAGCTAAAGGTGAAGCTGATGCCATACTATTAAAAATGCAGGCAGAAGCTCAAGGTATTATGGAGAAATTAAGTAAGCAAGCTGAAGGTTTTGAAAAGTTAGTTAATGCAGCAGGTGGAAATGCTAAAGATGCTGTTACACTTATGATAGCGGATAAGCTACCTGAATTAGTGAAACTCCAAGTTGAAGCTATCAAGGATATTAAGATAGATAAAGTTACTGTATGGGATTCAATGGGAGGAAATAGTGATGGTGTACCAACTACAGCAAAATTTTTATCTGGAATGCTAAAGTCTATTCCACCTTTTGATGATGTATTTAAGATGGCAGGAATGGAGCTACCAAACTATTTAACAGGTAATAAGATGAAAGAAATAGATAAAATAAAGGAAAAAGATGAAAAATAATAGATGTAGAAGAATAAGTTGGAGGGGAGAAATCCCCTCTTATTTTAGAATGTTTCATTTATCTCCCATGATTCAACTATAGGATGAATACTTTATAAATTACTTTCTGTTTAAAATTTTCGAAAAATTATTGAACTTGATATATTCATTGGATATAATTAATATAACAGTAATAATTTACGAATTCATTATACTGCAATTCTATAAATGTACTTGAGAAAATTCTTTTTACAATATTCTTGCCTTCAAAATACTCACATTTAGGTTAAAGTTCCGTAAGATAAAATCAATTTTTTAGTGTGTAATACTCCTTAAATTTTTAAGAAAAGAAAAATTAGTATATATTATTAAATTAAAGAAGGAGGACTAAATGTATAAAGAAAAGGAAAGAATTATTGCGATAGTTAACGAATTGATAGCATTTTTATTAAACAACAATGCATCATCAATATATATTACTATTAAGGAAAGTGATAATGAAAATAAGATTATAGTATGCTGTAATGTACTTGACATAAGAATATTAGACGAAGTAAAAGATAAAATCATCTCAAAGAGAAACAGGGAGATAGAAGAACTGTATTGGGAACTTCTTGGTGAAACAAGTTCAAAGAATGAACTATATCTTTTAGGAAATATGATAGATGAATCTAGTTTAGATACCTTAGATTCAAACATGGTAAAGATAACTTTAATTAGAAAAAAGGATAATACCAAATAATAAACATAGGAGGGAGTTATGCGATTAATTAAAGAAAATTTAAAGCTATGTTTATTACTATATGTTTTTTGGATTGTACTAACAATGGATTTTAGATTTACAAGTCTAGTAATTGGGTTAAGCATAAGTATAATAGTTACTATTGGGTCTTATGGTATATTGCATGATAAATATGGATTTAAAGTTACACTGCCTAAAATCTTTAATATAATTAAGTTTACTTTAAGACTTATGTTTGAAATATATAAATCTTCCTTTTCATATATAGTGAGAATAATAAAGAAAGATTGTGA
This genomic stretch from Caldisalinibacter kiritimatiensis harbors:
- a CDS encoding flotillin family protein, which encodes MSYSLVLVIIIIAIIFVTLVALFSRYKKCPADKILVVYGKIGKGTDGLNRSAKCIHGGAAFIWPLIQSYEFLDLTPMSIEVNLKNALSKQNIRVDVPSRFTVGISTETGVMSNAAERLLGLSLNEIQELAKDIIFGQLRLVIATMDIEEINADRDKFLANVTKNVEAELKKIGLKLINVNVTDIKDESEYIKALGKEAAAKAINDAKRTVAEKNRDGAIGEANAKRDERIQVSNANATAVEGENKAKIAIANSEAERREKQAEANRRAVAAEKVQSAKALEEAYAAEQAAEKSRAEKERATKKADVVIPAEIEKERVEIYAEAEAEETRRKAKGEADAILLKMQAEAQGIMEKLSKQAEGFEKLVNAAGGNAKDAVTLMIADKLPELVKLQVEAIKDIKIDKVTVWDSMGGNSDGVPTTAKFLSGMLKSIPPFDDVFKMAGMELPNYLTGNKMKEIDKIKEKDEK
- a CDS encoding Na+/H+ antiporter subunit E; translation: MRLIKENLKLCLLLYVFWIVLTMDFRFTSLVIGLSISIIVTIGSYGILHDKYGFKVTLPKIFNIIKFTLRLMFEIYKSSFSYIVRIIKKDCDPIFVNIELNTNNPLIITMISNAITLTPGTLTVDKNRNKLVVLSIDDPKKRGKCLAEEIIKKYEKLF